In one Pygocentrus nattereri isolate fPygNat1 chromosome 21, fPygNat1.pri, whole genome shotgun sequence genomic region, the following are encoded:
- the camk1ga gene encoding calcium/calmodulin-dependent protein kinase IGa, translating to MGRKEINCSWKKVTSNIKDVFDFKEVLGSGSFSEVFLVRERKTGNFYALKCVKKKQLDHSNLENEITVLRRIKHKNVVGLEDFYETRTHYYLVMELVSGGELFDRILDRGVYTEKDASHVIRQVLEAVAYLHQNSIVHRDLKPENLLYYNQDENAKIMISDFGLSKMADHGVMHTACGTPGYVAPEILAQKPYSKAVDCWSIGVISYILLSGYPPFYDDNETRLFSKIMRAEYAFHSPYWDNISESAKDFIRNMLEKNPKKRFTSEQALRHPWIKGETARTQDIYESVCEQFQKNFAKSKWKRAYNATVAISHMKKLQAAHSEPPVPQPLPLIQVVDVSDRLHPDCLLDTNGNPSSGHMTLEPHGDVNRAQCPLKACKSEPLHSLVVTETGKHAYHSESELSGTTSSGQGTACGVNRSSQPLQTGVCSMM from the exons GGGCTCATTCTCCGAGGTGTTCCTGGTGAGGGAGAGGAAGACGGGGAATTTCTATGCCCTGAAATGTGTGAAGAAGAAGCAGCTGGATCACAGCAACCTGGAGAACGAGATCACCGTCCTCAGGAG GATTAAGCATAAGAATGTCGTGGGTCTGGAGGATTTCTATGAAACTCGCACACACTACTACCTCGTCATGGAGCT ggtcTCTGGAGGAGAGCTGTTTGACCGTATCCTGGACAGAGGTGTGTATACGGAGAAGGACGCCAGCCACGTGATCCGGCAGGTGCTGGAGGCCGTGGCTTACCTGCACCAGAACAGCATCGTCCACAGAGACCTGAAG CCAGAGAACCTGCTCTACTATAACCAGGATGAGAACGCCAAGATCATGATCAGTGACTTCGGACTGTCCAAGATGGCTGACCACGGCGTCATGCACACAGCGTGTGGAACTCCGGGATACGTCG CTCCGGAGATTCTGGCCCAGAAGCCCTACAGTAAAGCCGTGGACTGCTGGTCTATTGGAGTCATCAGTTACATCCT GCTGAGCGGATATCCCCCCTTTTACGACGACAACGAGACTCGTCTCTTCTCCAAGATCATGCGGGCGGAGTACGCCTTCCACTCCCCGTACTGGGACAACATCTCCGAGTCAG CGAAAGACTTTATCAGGAACATGTTGGAGAAAAACCCCAAGAAGCGCTTCACCAGTGAGCAGGCGCTGCGGCACCCATG GATCAAGGGTGAGACGGCGCGGACGCAGGACATCTACGAATCCGTGTGTGAACAGTTCCAGAAGAACTTTGCTAAATCTAAGTGGAAG CGGGCCTACAACGCCACAGTGGCGATCAGCCACATGAAGAAGCTGCAGGCGGCTCATAGCGAGCCGCCGGTTCCTCAGCCGCTCCCCCTCATCCAGGTGGTGGACGTGTCCGACAGACTCCACCCAGACTGCCTGCTGGACACCAACGGCAACCCTTCCTCAGGTCACATGACGCTGGAACCGCACGGTGATGTCAACCGGGCTCAGTGCCCCCTGAAAGCATGCAAGAGTGAACCCCTCCATTCACTGGTCGTCACGGAGACAGGAAAACACGCCTACCACTCCGAGTCCGAGCTGTCCGGCACGACCAGCAG CGGTCAGGGAACGGCCTGTGGGGTGAACCGATCGAGTCAGCCACTGCAGACCGGAGTCTGCTCCATGATGTAA